From one Macellibacteroides fermentans genomic stretch:
- a CDS encoding C40 family peptidase — MNYAKCICLGLASCIFYACSISPEQKKEMAEAMITLMSDSIIPDKRTAVFDVEPVVTDSQLILKGVTTSKEAKEATLNLFAQFKWQVADSIRLLPDSASVGSIYGIVNHSVVPMNSKPRFSSEMSTQALLGMPVRILQKDSWLRVQMADNYIAWTVAGYIKQVSREVYNAWMTAPKVIFLSHYGTAYSKPDLRSTPVSDLVSGCMLKLEGVEGSFYKVSYPDGRTGYVRTTEAKPVDEWLKGINLSAESLINAAYSLNGTPYLWGGTSSKGVDCSGFIKTITFLHGLILQRDASQQVHTGIPVDISAGYDNLQPGDLLFFGEKATADKNERIIHVGLYVGDKTFIHSINNVHTGSFDPESDLYDDYNTKRFLRASRILGAVGTQGISTIQSNPFYQPQ, encoded by the coding sequence ATGAATTATGCAAAATGTATATGCTTAGGGTTGGCGTCCTGCATATTTTATGCTTGCAGCATCTCTCCGGAACAGAAAAAGGAGATGGCTGAAGCAATGATTACTCTGATGTCTGATTCCATTATCCCCGACAAGCGAACGGCTGTTTTTGATGTGGAGCCTGTGGTAACGGACAGTCAGCTTATCCTAAAAGGGGTTACCACCAGTAAGGAGGCAAAAGAAGCAACTCTCAATTTGTTTGCGCAATTTAAGTGGCAGGTGGCCGACAGTATCAGGCTTCTGCCCGACTCTGCTTCGGTGGGTTCCATTTACGGTATTGTAAATCATTCGGTGGTTCCCATGAATTCGAAACCACGTTTCAGTTCGGAGATGTCTACCCAGGCATTGCTCGGTATGCCGGTGCGTATCCTCCAAAAGGATTCGTGGCTGCGGGTGCAGATGGCCGACAATTATATTGCGTGGACCGTGGCGGGTTACATCAAACAGGTTAGCAGGGAGGTGTACAATGCCTGGATGACTGCCCCCAAGGTGATTTTTCTTTCGCACTATGGTACCGCTTACAGCAAACCGGATCTTAGGTCTACACCCGTATCCGACCTGGTAAGCGGATGTATGCTGAAGCTGGAGGGTGTTGAAGGTAGCTTTTATAAGGTGAGCTACCCCGACGGACGGACGGGCTATGTGCGCACCACCGAGGCAAAGCCCGTGGATGAATGGCTGAAAGGGATTAATCTGTCGGCCGAAAGTCTGATCAATGCGGCCTACTCCCTGAACGGGACGCCTTACCTGTGGGGTGGCACCTCTTCCAAAGGGGTGGATTGCAGCGGGTTTATAAAGACAATTACATTTTTACACGGACTGATCTTGCAGAGGGATGCCTCGCAACAGGTTCACACGGGTATTCCCGTGGATATATCTGCCGGTTATGATAATCTGCAGCCGGGGGATCTGTTGTTCTTTGGCGAAAAGGCAACCGCCGATAAGAATGAGCGTATCATCCATGTGGGGTTATATGTGGGCGACAAGACCTTTATTCATTCTATCAACAACGTACATACCGGCAGTTTCGATCCCGAAAGTGACCTGTACGACGATTATAACACGAAGCGTTTCCTCCGTGCCTCCCGCATTTTGGGTGCGGTAGGAACGCAGGGGATCTCTACGATCCAGTCCAATCCTTTTTACCAACCTCAATAA
- a CDS encoding very short patch repair endonuclease produces the protein MESAQRTLYRQGFRFRKNVKDLPGKPDIVLHKYKTIIFVHGCFWHGHTCKRGTLPKTNQEFWVEKIVRNTKRDNNNICQLRKKGWNVIIVWQCEIRSIKNREIRLERLFKEITEPSPSHQCY, from the coding sequence TTGGAATCAGCACAAAGAACGCTGTACAGGCAAGGGTTCCGATTCAGAAAGAACGTCAAAGATTTGCCGGGCAAGCCAGACATTGTACTACACAAATACAAAACCATTATATTTGTTCACGGATGCTTCTGGCACGGACATACCTGTAAACGTGGAACATTGCCCAAAACCAACCAAGAATTTTGGGTCGAAAAGATTGTCAGAAACACCAAACGGGATAATAACAATATCTGTCAATTGCGGAAAAAAGGCTGGAATGTTATCATTGTGTGGCAATGCGAAATCAGGAGTATTAAAAACCGGGAAATACGTTTGGAACGGTTATTTAAAGAAATAACCGAACCAAGTCCGTCACATCAATGCTATTAA
- a CDS encoding ATP-binding protein — protein MKFYNRTSELAELQRIQNLSFSDHSRLTVVTGRRRIGKTSLIMKSVENLPTVYLFVGRKSEATLCSEFIPIISQSLDTFVPAEIRTFRSLFQYLMELASLRSFNLVIDEFQEFYNINESVYSDMQNIWDTYRKKSKMNLIVSGSIYSLMQKIFQNKKEPLFGRADNIIKLSAFDLTTLKEIIRDYNPDYTNDDLLALYSFTGGVPKYVELFCDNITLSIDEMISFMVRENSPFTDEGKNLLIEEFGKNYATYFSILSAISGGTNTQPEIESALGDKSIGGQIKRLIEDYNIIVRQRPILAKEGSQAVRYEIQDNFIRFWFNYFDRHRSLIEIKNFVGLQAIIKSDYPTYSGIMLERYFKQQFAESFQYRAIGSWWEPKGNQNEVDIVALKLEKNQAVVAEVKRQKKNFKPELLATKVEHLKKKLLPKFQIEMICLSLEDM, from the coding sequence ATGAAATTTTACAATAGGACAAGTGAATTAGCTGAGCTTCAACGGATACAGAATTTATCGTTCAGTGACCATTCCCGACTGACAGTAGTAACTGGAAGAAGAAGAATAGGTAAAACAAGCCTTATCATGAAGTCGGTTGAAAATTTACCAACTGTCTATTTGTTTGTTGGTCGTAAAAGCGAAGCAACGCTCTGTTCAGAGTTTATTCCGATTATCAGTCAATCGCTCGACACATTTGTTCCTGCGGAAATACGCACTTTCCGGTCATTGTTCCAATATTTAATGGAACTGGCTTCGCTAAGATCGTTCAATTTGGTTATTGACGAATTTCAGGAGTTTTATAATATCAATGAATCTGTATATAGTGATATGCAGAACATATGGGATACCTATCGGAAAAAATCCAAAATGAATCTGATTGTTTCCGGCTCCATTTATTCGCTGATGCAGAAAATATTCCAGAACAAGAAAGAGCCTCTATTTGGAAGAGCGGATAACATTATAAAATTATCAGCCTTTGATTTGACCACGCTAAAAGAAATTATACGTGACTATAACCCCGATTACACAAATGATGATTTGCTAGCCCTTTACTCTTTTACAGGTGGGGTTCCTAAGTATGTTGAATTGTTCTGTGACAACATCACATTGAGCATAGATGAAATGATTTCATTTATGGTTCGGGAAAACTCTCCATTTACCGATGAAGGGAAAAACCTGTTAATAGAAGAGTTCGGAAAAAATTACGCAACCTACTTCTCTATCTTAAGTGCCATTTCGGGAGGTACCAATACACAACCTGAAATAGAATCAGCATTGGGAGATAAAAGCATTGGCGGTCAAATCAAACGATTGATTGAGGATTATAACATCATTGTTCGCCAACGCCCAATTTTAGCAAAAGAAGGAAGTCAAGCTGTCCGATATGAAATACAGGATAACTTTATCCGATTTTGGTTCAATTATTTTGACCGTCATCGCTCGTTGATAGAGATAAAGAACTTTGTTGGTTTGCAGGCTATCATCAAATCCGATTATCCTACCTATTCAGGTATTATGTTGGAAAGGTATTTCAAACAACAGTTTGCTGAAAGCTTTCAATATCGTGCTATTGGTTCGTGGTGGGAGCCTAAAGGTAATCAGAATGAGGTTGATATTGTTGCCTTAAAATTGGAGAAAAATCAAGCGGTAGTAGCGGAAGTAAAACGACAGAAGAAAAATTTCAAACCAGAACTGCTGGCTACAAAAGTAGAACATCTTAAGAAAAAGTTGTTGCCTAAGTTTCAGATTGAGATGATTTGTTTGTCGTTAGAGGATATGTAG
- a CDS encoding threonine/serine exporter family protein, with product MILTDILIDGFFAAVAGIGFGAISDPSLRSFPYIALLAAAGHACRYCLMTLVGINIASASFVGALVIGLGSIWLGKRIHSPMTVLSIPALLPMVPGKFAYNMVFAQLMFLQNMDNPLDRAKYMEMFFSNTMVTCTVIFLLAVGTTLPMFLFPNRAYSLTRHKKQL from the coding sequence ATGATACTTACGGATATTCTTATAGACGGATTCTTTGCTGCTGTGGCAGGAATCGGATTCGGAGCAATCTCCGATCCTTCGTTACGCTCGTTCCCTTACATCGCTTTACTGGCTGCCGCCGGCCACGCTTGTCGTTATTGTTTGATGACTTTGGTGGGTATTAACATTGCATCGGCTTCCTTTGTGGGGGCTCTTGTAATCGGTCTGGGCAGTATCTGGCTGGGGAAAAGGATTCATTCGCCTATGACGGTGCTTTCCATTCCGGCTCTGCTGCCGATGGTACCCGGTAAATTTGCCTACAACATGGTATTTGCCCAACTGATGTTTTTGCAGAATATGGATAATCCCCTGGACAGGGCCAAATATATGGAGATGTTTTTTTCAAACACCATGGTTACCTGTACGGTGATCTTTCTGCTTGCCGTAGGTACCACCCTGCCTATGTTTTTGTTTCCAAACCGCGCTTATTCTCTTACCAGACATAAAAAACAACTATGA
- a CDS encoding threonine/serine exporter family protein — MKQEKEPLLQVGVFVAEYAAHMMGCGVHTSRVIRSTKRIGESFGYTVKISVLQRSIILTLLDLETRENYNEVIDIPSLPISFERNSELSALSWETFDEHLSLDTLKEKYRKIVSSPRINPLFVLILVGFANASFCKLFGGDWCSVGIVFSSTIAGLFLRQQMAGKGINHFVIFIASAFVASMCASTSVIFDTTSEIALATSVLYLVPGVPLINGVIDIVEGHVLTGFARLTQAALLIVCIAIGLSFTLLLVKNSLL, encoded by the coding sequence ATGAAACAGGAAAAAGAACCTCTGCTGCAGGTAGGGGTATTTGTAGCCGAATATGCTGCACACATGATGGGGTGTGGGGTACATACTTCCCGTGTGATACGTAGTACGAAACGAATCGGCGAGTCTTTTGGATATACTGTTAAGATCAGTGTACTCCAGAGAAGTATTATTCTTACACTGCTTGATCTGGAAACGAGGGAAAATTACAATGAAGTAATAGACATCCCGTCGCTTCCCATCAGTTTTGAACGGAATTCAGAATTAAGTGCGTTGAGTTGGGAGACCTTCGACGAACATTTGTCTCTCGACACATTGAAAGAAAAGTACCGGAAGATTGTCTCCTCTCCCCGTATCAATCCGTTGTTTGTATTGATTCTGGTGGGTTTTGCCAATGCCTCTTTCTGCAAGTTATTCGGCGGCGACTGGTGTTCTGTTGGAATCGTGTTTTCGTCTACAATTGCAGGGTTGTTTTTAAGACAGCAGATGGCCGGCAAAGGGATCAATCACTTTGTAATTTTTATTGCATCGGCTTTTGTTGCCTCCATGTGTGCCTCAACGTCCGTTATCTTTGATACCACTTCCGAAATAGCCTTGGCTACCAGCGTTCTGTATCTGGTTCCCGGCGTTCCGCTTATCAATGGTGTGATCGATATTGTAGAAGGGCATGTGCTTACCGGGTTTGCCCGACTTACCCAGGCGGCTCTGCTTATCGTATGCATTGCAATCGGACTTTCCTTTACATTATTACTGGTAAAAAACAGCTTGTTATGA
- a CDS encoding transglutaminase-like domain-containing protein: MKQCIVGIVALLGITACQQQKVVTEIVPDAIRISETERHRRIALDFRKDKESVVAYIQNYYPLVTDSMLDAWEESKALEVMYVHGKKCYFNQAAPNLFRIDPEAKKVKEAKEGRSLSASELVNQKHLPEVINTLHSSNTTQGVPVRFEVTYKLTVKADAVPDGEVIRCWLPYPREDNRRQSEVELLSASNADYQIAPKEALHRTLYMEKRAEKNTPTQFSVAYRFTSSAEWFDLKEEQLRPYHTESDLYKKYTAECAAHVLFTPAIRHLSGHIAGNGDSPLQKVRKIFTYINDAYPWASAREYSTVPNIPEYVIDNRHGDCGMVSLLFITLCRLNGIPAKWQSGFMLHPGGVNLHDWSEVYFEGVGWVPVDQSFGIPPFAEDNDTRYFFSNGIDAYRLIVNDDFSAPLVPEKHFTRSETVDFQRGEVEWKGGNLYFDKWTWDIDVQIISQK, encoded by the coding sequence ATGAAACAGTGTATTGTAGGGATAGTTGCCTTGTTGGGTATAACGGCCTGCCAACAGCAGAAGGTGGTTACGGAGATTGTTCCGGATGCCATACGCATTTCGGAAACGGAACGGCACAGACGCATCGCGCTGGATTTCCGAAAAGACAAGGAGAGTGTAGTGGCGTATATACAAAATTACTATCCGCTGGTGACCGACAGCATGCTGGATGCCTGGGAAGAGTCCAAGGCACTTGAGGTGATGTATGTGCACGGGAAGAAGTGTTACTTTAATCAGGCTGCCCCCAATCTGTTCCGCATTGATCCGGAAGCGAAAAAGGTGAAAGAGGCCAAAGAGGGCCGTTCTTTGTCGGCTTCCGAACTGGTAAACCAAAAGCATCTGCCGGAGGTGATTAATACATTACATTCGTCGAATACAACCCAGGGGGTGCCTGTACGCTTTGAGGTTACTTATAAGCTGACTGTTAAGGCGGATGCTGTTCCCGATGGAGAGGTGATCCGCTGCTGGCTTCCCTACCCCCGCGAAGATAACCGGCGACAGAGTGAGGTGGAACTGCTTTCCGCCAGTAATGCCGACTATCAGATTGCTCCTAAGGAGGCCTTGCATCGTACGTTGTATATGGAGAAAAGAGCCGAAAAGAATACGCCTACCCAGTTTTCGGTTGCGTACCGTTTTACATCTTCGGCCGAGTGGTTCGACCTGAAGGAGGAACAGCTGCGTCCTTACCATACGGAATCCGACTTATACAAGAAATATACGGCAGAGTGTGCTGCCCATGTTCTGTTTACGCCGGCGATACGGCACCTCTCCGGACATATTGCAGGCAACGGGGATAGTCCGCTTCAAAAAGTTCGTAAGATATTTACCTACATAAACGATGCCTACCCCTGGGCGAGTGCACGCGAATATTCCACTGTTCCCAATATTCCGGAGTATGTAATTGACAACAGGCACGGCGATTGCGGCATGGTGTCGTTGTTGTTTATCACCTTATGCCGGTTAAACGGTATACCTGCCAAGTGGCAAAGCGGGTTTATGTTACATCCCGGCGGAGTGAATCTGCACGATTGGTCGGAAGTCTATTTCGAGGGTGTGGGATGGGTTCCTGTGGATCAGTCGTTCGGCATCCCTCCTTTTGCTGAGGATAACGATACCCGCTATTTCTTCTCCAACGGAATTGATGCCTACCGGTTGATTGTGAACGACGACTTTTCGGCTCCGCTTGTTCCCGAAAAGCATTTTACCCGCAGTGAGACGGTGGACTTCCAGCGGGGTGAAGTGGAATGGAAAGGGGGCAATCTGTACTTCGACAAGTGGACATGGGACATCGATGTGCAGATTATCTCTCAAAAATAG
- a CDS encoding dipeptide epimerase, which yields MEKGRRDFIKTSALALAGSAAAVQFIQAGNGIQCVPALIQNKKNMKLSFRPYNLQLKHVFTVASYSRTTTPGVQVEVTYEGVAGYGEASMPPYLGESVESVVAFLSKVNLSQFADPFQLEDILLYVDGLAPGNTAAKASVDIALHDLVGKLLGAPWYKIWGLNRDKTPSTTFTIGIDTEEVVKEKTREVAGQFNILKVKLGKDNDKEMIRAIRSVSNLPIAIDANQGWKDRAHALDMIHWLREQGCVMVEQPMPKEQLDDIAWVTAQSPLPVFADESLQRLADVERLKGAFSGINIKLMKCTGMREAWKMLTLGRSLGMKVMIGCMTETSCAVSAAAQLSPAVDFADLDGNLLISNDLFRGMQVVKGKITLTDLPGIGIEKI from the coding sequence ATGGAAAAAGGAAGAAGAGATTTTATTAAGACCAGCGCACTTGCCCTTGCCGGCAGTGCCGCTGCGGTTCAATTTATACAAGCCGGCAACGGGATACAGTGTGTTCCGGCGCTCATTCAGAACAAAAAGAATATGAAACTATCATTTCGTCCGTACAACCTTCAGCTTAAGCATGTGTTTACGGTAGCCAGTTATTCGAGAACTACCACTCCGGGGGTTCAGGTGGAAGTAACCTACGAAGGTGTAGCCGGATACGGAGAGGCTTCCATGCCGCCCTATCTGGGGGAATCTGTGGAGTCGGTCGTGGCCTTTCTGAGCAAGGTAAATCTGTCGCAATTTGCAGATCCGTTCCAGTTGGAAGATATCCTGCTGTATGTAGACGGACTTGCTCCGGGCAATACGGCGGCCAAAGCTTCGGTAGATATCGCCCTGCATGATCTGGTGGGGAAGCTGTTGGGGGCGCCCTGGTATAAGATATGGGGACTGAACCGGGATAAGACTCCCTCCACTACGTTTACCATCGGGATTGATACGGAAGAGGTGGTGAAGGAAAAAACACGCGAAGTGGCAGGGCAGTTCAATATCCTGAAGGTAAAACTGGGCAAGGATAACGACAAGGAGATGATTCGTGCCATCCGTTCTGTATCCAACCTGCCCATTGCCATTGATGCCAATCAGGGATGGAAGGACCGGGCGCATGCCCTTGATATGATTCACTGGCTGCGTGAGCAGGGTTGTGTTATGGTTGAGCAGCCCATGCCCAAAGAGCAGTTGGACGATATTGCGTGGGTGACGGCTCAGAGTCCCCTGCCCGTCTTTGCCGACGAGTCGCTGCAGCGTCTGGCCGATGTGGAGAGGTTGAAAGGTGCCTTCTCGGGAATTAACATCAAGCTGATGAAGTGTACCGGCATGCGCGAAGCGTGGAAGATGTTAACCTTGGGAAGGTCGCTGGGGATGAAGGTTATGATCGGGTGTATGACGGAGACTTCGTGTGCGGTTTCTGCCGCGGCCCAACTTTCGCCTGCGGTGGATTTTGCCGACCTGGATGGAAATCTTCTTATCTCCAACGATCTGTTCAGAGGTATGCAGGTGGTTAAGGGCAAAATCACGCTTACGGATTTACCGGGAATCGGTATCGAGAAAATTTAA